Genomic window (Arachis hypogaea cultivar Tifrunner chromosome 13, arahy.Tifrunner.gnm2.J5K5, whole genome shotgun sequence):
CTTGTTTGCCCAACCTAGTGACATGTTAGGTAGGCATATCATaactctttattttatgattttgacaaattatattattttatcaaatgTTCTAACTTTATGTAActgttgtaaaaaaaaataattttaatgtagtAATAGTATAAATAGAgtcatttaattaatttttgttcaaaattattaaaatataaattaattagatTATCTCTTATGTGGTGATTTTAGAAAGCAAAACTATTATTGATAAAACAAATTAactcaaaatcaattttcaatccAACGATACATAACATATGGAgatatgaataaataattatgaTTGAAATACTATtaatctttaatatatatatatatatatgtcagaaattatttttaatatgaaaatagagATAGtgttttagttaaatattaatatttgaagtgtattacagtagggaatggatcctctcaaatgaaaagaaaattggaTGGTGTGTAGTGTTTAATCTAACTATTCATTactctctctcttatttatttttggtcccacttaTAGAATCAAAAGTGAGAGATCACACTGAATTCTatcaagtgttaaaaaaattagaaagaatccATTTCCATTACAGTATTGTGAAAGTTATTCAACACCCTCCCCACGTGTTTCAACACGACCCCACGTGTTGGTCAAAATGTTACCACATGTCCAACACGCCCCTTGTGTATTGGTCAAGATGTTGCCACCTATCCAACATGCCCCCACGTATTGACTTTCTACCTGTAAAATTCACCTACCTATAATTACACCAAATAATctcattttcaacaaaaacactaatatttttttatattaaaaataatgagCCTATTTTTGCCCACCCAAACACACCTGAATAAAGTAGCTCTTGGGGTTAGCAATTCAGAACTCAGAAGTCTTAACTTAACTGCAGTTAAgtatttatttgaatttattattaCTCCATTCTAGTTTATATATTGCATTTGTCAAACCTCACGGGCCCCACACCCTTCTTCACGCGTGCTCTAATCCAACGGTCAGAATTTCACCCGCGATGAACGGAAGTGCATTTCCGAGACCCATTCTGATCCAATCCAACGGCCCAGATTCTCAATGTTtgactcctctctctctctctctctctcatcactcccttcaaaatcaaatcttgcGAGTGCTCAGTGCTCCCCATCTCCAAACACAGGCCCAAATATTATATTCACGTTCTTCAACTCTCTTTCTGATCCTCCCCTTCTTCAAAAACCCTAAGTAAGCTCTTGTCTCTCGCTGATTTATTTACCCCAAATTGTTGCATTCAAAATGATCAAATTCTCAGAAAGGGAaagttttttctgcttgctttgaGCTGGACTGATGTTAGTTTGAAGATCTGTTTCTTAAAATGTGTTCTTTTTTTAATTCAGAAAAAATAACTTGCTTGGCTAGGGATTATTGATTGCTAGGGATTTCTTTGTAAAATTGACTTGGTactgttttatgttttattacaAAGTTCGGAGCCTTGCTGTGTACCTGGCTGCAACAATACAGTTTAGTGCATTTGGAATGCTTTTAAAATAATGGGTTTTGAGCTTTAGATTAGATTATGATTGGTTCTGAGGGGGGTTTCAGCTgctttgtttttattgttttgtttaataTGTAGAGTTTATGAATCTTTCTCAATCAGAATGGGATAAATCATGTTCCTTTTTATGGTTCTTGCTTCTTAGTTCTCTGTTGTGCATAGTAGTCTTTTTCATTTACATTGAAGCCATACTTTAACATTTTCAGGTCTGAGGTTTGAGTTTGAATTTTCTGCTAAGCTGGAGTCAAGCTGAATCAAGATGCCGTGGGTTTCTTTGTTTGTGCCTTACAACAGGAAGTGTGTTCGCTTGGTGGTGTTTTTTCGTGTGATTCTGTAATTTATTTAGCTGAGGTTAGCTATTTTGTGCtgccatttattttataaatgtttCCCTTTTAACCCAGGCTATAATTCTATAAATTCTGATGTAAAGAAAATGCATTTATTACCATATGTTTTTTCCTATGATTTTTGCTTGGTTCGCAAAGTGGAAATGTGTAAGCAAGTTTGTAAGTTACTGTATATGAAGCAATATACTGAACAACAATGCTATTGTTTTGCTCTTTTCATGTCATCTTGTATATGGGGCTTTCGCTTTATGTCCGATGTtctaatatattttccttatGTTGTAGGTGAAGCTCCATTAGGTGTAGAGAAACTCCTTTTATTAGTACTCTCTTTTCTTTAACTATCAAAACTGTTGGGTTGGTTGAGAATGAACTTTGCGCCATCGATCAAAAGAAACCGAGCTGTGAGGGAAGTTGGGCAGATTACAATGTGTGTTGGTGCTATAGCATACAATCAGTTGATGCTAGTTTTCCAGGTAAATATTCTTCTCCATTTCTGGATTGCAATTTGATTGGAATAAAGGGAGTCTGTTGCGGCTGTATTATTTATTGTTCATACAACACTATTTTCTTTTGCAGGCTGAGTATTTCCGTCAGTTACTTAAACCTGTTACGTAGTCTAGTATTACATACCATTGGTTTGGGGTGGGACTGCATTATATTGGATTCGGTATTTTCATCATTGAAGGCTGAAGAAGATATGAAAGTTTTAATTTGAAGAAAGTTGTTAGATGGGCTCACTTTAGTACCTAGTATTTTTAAGTTTTTGCTTTCCTTTTAGAAACTTCCATCCAGCTTTGGTACAGAATAATTGCCAGTTGCAAAGGTCAAACCAATACCGCTCACTGCCTCACTCACTGCTCAGTGAGAGCGAAAAAGTATCATTATGCAGACTCATGAATATTTTATCCCAGGAAAGATGTCACTTCCTGTGGCAGGTGAATCAGTTGATAATTATACGAACGCCCCACTCACTTCTACCTTTGATGTAGCCTTGCCTCCAGGTATGAGGCAGGTGATGCCCTTTGGAAGAGTTAAATTGCAGCCGTCTGAGGTCTGCCCAAGGAATTTCATTATCTTTGATCAAACAAATCAACAGAGCAGGATGATGTTCCATCCTGCTGTGACATATAAGTTTAATACTCCTGGTTTTGATTTTCAAGCTTCTTGCCCCCAGGATTTTGAAAAGGGTAAAGTCAATCAACTGGAAAGAGATTTGTCATCTCCGTTTGAAGAGGATTCTAATGACATTGCTGCATTGCTGAGCTTGGAAATGGATGATGAACTAGAAGACAGCATGGATGAGGAAGAAGTCAGCACAGCAAGGACTCACGACAACTATGAAAGTACATCAGATACTTGTTCGAGTTACTGCTCAAAACCATCAAAGAAGAGGTTGTCATCGAGTCTAGAGAAGTCTGCTGGGACTAGGGGTGACCAGAAAAAGCAACAGGAGATGAAGAGAATGGTGAATATGCTGAGAAGGATTGTGCCCGGCGGTGGTAACCAAATGGATGCAGTTGCTGTTTTAGATGAAGCTGTTAAGTATCTCAAATCTCTTAAGGTTGAAGTGGAGCAATTTGGAGTTGGACCCTGAACATGAAATTCTGGCAAAATTTAAACTTTCCGCAATATATCGGTTGGCCTTTCCATTCTCGCAACCTTCCTAATTCCCGCTCATTGGAATGGTCTTGCAAAGTAATAAATTTCACTGGCAGTGTGTAAGAAATTACTGTCTGAACTGTACTTAAATTATGTTTGGCAGTGATGTTGGTTTATTTCCGTTTTGAATAGATATTCAGGTTGTCAGACATTTTATTATGCTGTTTAATGTACTGTAAATTTTACTTTATGTGATTGAGCTCTGGTTTCCTTTATACTTGTCCTTTATGCCACTTGTATCTTCTTGTCTTCCACTACTACATtcttgcattggattttatttaacaCGCATGCTCAATTTGAAGCATGCTTCTCGAAGTTGACTTTTTGAAGTGTTCTCCAGTGGATTTGGTCGAGATACCAAGAAAGGGAGACCACGTTTTTGTTGACCTTGAACGTAACATCACCTTGACCAAGTTGCCATTGtctttatttttgttatatatgTTCTGGCCAtccctttatttttattattcttggtgATGGCCTGATGGGTCTTAACTCTCAAGAAACAGAGTCACAGAGCACTGTCATGCATTTATTGATTGTGGGTTACTGTCCCCAAGACCCCCCCCCCCCAATTTTATGCTGTTAGTGGCGCACCAACGAATACTTTTCTCTCAGTGCTGCTCGCCTTGTAATTTTCATGCAGTTTTAGGTCCCACAGTGATTCACACTCCATCTAGTTGCTTGACCTTTGGGGTTCTAAAATTCTATACCAATGCAAATATTTTATCATCCTTTACTTTGATCTTTTGTCCAGTCATCAGAAAAGAATCCATTGAGATTCCAAACCATTATTGAGAACAAACCAATCAAAATTCACTAGGCTTGATGTAAATATGTGGTTTGTGACTCGAGCTGCATATTATTCTAGAATTTTGCTAAGAAACACTTTAAGAAAACACTTGTTAACGTTATGACAAACAAGAACACGTGTGAACGCGAGCCACATAACTTGTCCTAGCCAGTTACCTGAGTTAGTCGGGTGAAGAAATCACCTTGGCTATTTTAAAGATCTTCTAAGAACAGAGAAATTGATTCAGCGAGAAACCGGGGTGGATGAAAATGTTCACTTTGCAAGAGTGTTATTAACATCGGACAAGAGTATTTCCAAAAAGAACCCAAAAACAATGACACATTCATTAGCATTCCAAAATTTGTATAATAGGAAGGACGGGAATTTTCATATATCAAATTGCTGatatttacatttatatttagAATGTAAATACAGTGGGAACGTAGATCTCGATGCCCTAGAGCACTTGCACCTGCCTGCTTTGTTTTATCTCATTTGCATCTTCAGGGTTTGACATTCTAGAGAAATTTCAGGAGTGTGCCCAAAAGTCCATCCGAACAAGATATGTATTTGAAAATGTTATGACATCGATCATATATTCATATAGGGCTCGCTCTAGATGCCTGCAAAAATAACACGGCTTATATTACTACACAGTTCTTCATGTAGGACTTAAGTCTGAAACAGAGACCAcctgaaaacaaataaaacgatAAAAACCCATATAAATTGGAAATAGTTGAATAACCTAAAACAGAGCTAGCTTACGGAGTCAGAACCATAACTGATAGAGGTACTAATGATAAAAACAACAAAAACCATGGATAGGagtaccaaaaaataaaatctatatAGGAAACATCATACTAGCATGTGAACCATACTGGTTCACGTATGGTTCACTAAAAATTGTCCTTATTATTATTCTTGGATAGATGCACcatttctttatttatgcttgaTCATCACTTAAATACACCTTCCATCCACACTATTCAGAAACAATATGGTTGTGAACATTTAACTTCTAATAGTCAGTTTAGTTTATTCCatttgaagaataaaataaataaaattctgaGTTATGTTATCACGGGATTGTGCTCCCCATGAACCTTACAAACTAAATCTGACATGATCTCATCCATTGCCTTTCTAATATCAACATATTTGTAATTATAGAAGATTTTTGAATGGATGGGATCATGCAATGTTTAACAGAACTCTCTGTATTGATAAAGGTAAAGACATGGGGTAAAAATAGGGAAGATTGGGAGAGTCCATCATTATATCACAAATTAATGACTGAATAATGCAAGTATAACTTAGTCTGAGCACAAACGGTAAGTTACATGATATAGTACCTGATTCTGCATGCTAGTTGTTGTAGTCCAGCGCTGAGGATTATGAGTAGCAACTGAACTATCAGCAACAAAAGCTAATGTTCTTGATTCTTCCTGTACATTAGAAGCTTCTGCAGGTGGCAATTCTCTCATTACCCACAGTACCACTGCTGATGGTAGTGATGAACCTGGGAGAAGTGAAAGCTTCAGATTTACTGGAGATATGAAATTCATTTCAGAAGGCGATTACCAATTGTAAATTCAACTAAAAGTTGAAGGGAAAACATAGaccatgaaaaatattttcacaaTTATCACTCTCATGAGAGAATGAAACTGTGAAAGGGCATCAATAGTAGATTCCAGTAAATGAGCCATGAGAACTAATAAAAAGCACATACCAACGAAATAATACAAAACAAGTAGAAGAGAGGCGTAAATATCATTCAAAGGCCACTGGTGCCAGTGATACAGTAACTGCAATAGAAAAAGTTAAGGAAATCATTAACCtgtcaaaaagaaaaaaggaCATAGAATAACACTTGGAACCATTTATTCATACATACAGGAATATCAGTTAAAAGCTCTACACAGGAACTTGATACGAAGCACAGTACAGATACAATAGTTAAACCTGCAACCTGAGAAACAGAATACATCAATAatctattatttaaatttaatgcacaaacaTGAATGACAGCATAAGTCATTAGATTGAATGCATACAACAGATCAAGAAGTAAATAAAGTGTGCTTCAAGCTATGGGTGCTATTCGCTGGCAGACCCACCACACCATTTTTGGAGCCAAAAGAAGAAGTTAgaatgataaaaagataaaaaagaaaggTTACATATTTCTAATACTCCAGCAGAAACAGCAACATAGTACCTTCCACATTTCAGATGAAGGTTGCTCAGCTCTAACTTTTCTCATCTTCAAGTACAATAGGATTcctgtatatatatttatttataatttataaaaggtAATAAATTAGACTGTGTCTACAAAAGTAGGCATCTCACTAGCTACCAAAACTCATCCCAAATATATAATACACATTTTGAAACTACAAACTCATCCAAAATTTCAGATATTGCTCTTCCATTAGATGTACCTAACAAACTATGGCTTACACATGTTTACTATGTCAATGCCATGTGATCATCCATGTGCAATTCGGCCAGATCTGTAGGAAGTACTGTAGTATTGTACATGGTTTAATCTTATCATCTAGTTACTTCCCAGGATTCCTATTTTACAATTACATAGTGGTAAGAGAGTGtacagctttttttttttttgaaaaaaaaaaagatcaaaacAGAGAACTTATCATGTCACCATAAAAAGCAGGTGTTTTATTAACATTTTATTCATAAATCTTTTCAATATTGCATAATGCAGTTACACAAATGCTAAGCAATGAGCCTCATAGATAATCAATGAAATACATTTACACGGGACAAAAAAAGTAGAACATCTACTCAAGTACCAATCAATGCCAAATGTACAAAATTTTAGAATGGAAAAAAGCTTGAATAGAAGAAGCTCACCATAACATGCTAAAGCTGCTCCCAACAAAACCATTGCAATAGCAGAAAGATCCAAGTATACCTGCATGATCTTTATAGTCATTTAAACCATGCTTGAAACATTTTGAAAGACTAAACTATGGGAGCATGCATGATTCATGAAAACTTTCAAATTTAAAGAAGAGAATATCACACATCTGAATAACAGTGACAGCTCAGTGCCCTAAGCTAATTTCACATATGTACCAATAACTAAGCACCACTTGTCCAGCAGCTTCACTAAACCTAATACTACCTCCATCAACTAAACATATAAGGCAGCTAAAATATATTAAAGGAGCATCATAATTTCGTCATCATCCTATCAATAAACAGCACAAATTTTCTCATTCGTTTCAGACAGCAAACTTTGGGGAAAACCTCCATTAGTCCTATCTAAAACCTGCTATATTTTGAAAGGAAAAAGAATCTACAATATGGGTGTACAATCTTCTAACAAGGTTCCACACATCCTCTTGCAAATATGCTAAGAGGTTGGGTGGCTGTGCTTCATCAATAATTTCTTTATTCTCATTACTTGAGCAAAAAGGGTCCTTCAATATCTTTCAAGTTTGGTATCAACTCAAAATAAATAGAAGCTTCATACTAAGCGTAAGCTTAGACttccttttaaaaataaataaaaataaaaagaactcgTTTATATTCGAGGAAAAAGAATAGCAACAAtgattaacataaaaaaaagtcaGTTATCACAATGACACTAATATAATCAAAAGCTGGTGCATGGCATGGTAAATAATAAAACAATACTGAAATAACTGTTTACATACTCGAGAAGCCACTTCAGAATCAATGGGATTTTCTCCTAGGCCAATCCAGATTATTACAGCAAATGCCATCATGATGATGAAAAGTAGCAAGGTAACCTGAAGAATAAATTAATGGAAATGATTCagaaaagaataaataattagataACTGTCAAATGAAACAGGTAATGTGATGCCACAAAATGAATAAAGCATAACTACATGAGAAGAAACTCAAAGAAGAAATTTCACATACCAAAATAACAAGCTTTTGCCGATATCCAATACGAGAAAGACGAACAGGAAAACACTTTCTATGGCTATCTATGTTTGCTAAATTTGCATGTGAAGTTTTTTCTAACAAAGCTTCTTCAATAAAACTTCCTtcatagtcatcatcatcatcaggctgATGGCAAAGGTCGACCCTGCAAAGGGAAACCCAAGTGTAACAACATAAAGTAGTTCATAATTGGCAGAAATGAGAACAAAGTAGGTTAAAAATATATGAAGGATAATCATATAATAGTAATACACGCACAAAAGAGGATATGCAACCTAGCACCACCTTAGAAGCTAAAAACAGTAAAACACCCAAGAGGACTCAATCCCCCCACATACACACCCCTCTTTTACCACCATGAATCACAACTCTTCGTGTGCTTTTCTTAAATAGTTAAGGCAGAATAGTAAGTGGTTTGAAGTACCAATTTCAGGACAAATATATATTTGACTCGCAAATTCTCAAAAAAACAAGTTCTTGGCAAATTCTAGAACACCAAACCGAATATTTAATGCCACTCCTAAAAGAtgcatgcttgtttgtgaatAACGACTAATGAAGCCTGAGAATTGCTCCCATAGAAGAGAACAATATATCAATAGTACAGTTGCAAAGAGggaaagcaaaagaagagaagtAAGTAAAAAGGAACTAATCATTGACAGAggttaataaaaataagagataaCAGTAAAGACCACTTAAGAGAGCCTGTAAATATTTGCTATATATAAAATTACTCTAGCAAACACTGCTAGTGATTCAACATGCATATTCAAGTATAAAAATTCAAACAACACCAAAATAAGCAAGATTACATACCAGAaggataaaagaagaagaaatgctgCAAAAAAAAGTATTTTGGGGAAAGCTGCAAAACAATTTTCAACATTTCAAACTTCAAACATTTTAATCAAGGATATGAACTCGTTGTAGATGTCTAGTCAGTAGAGAATGGGGTCATACCCATAAAGATAAAACCACAAGAGTCTGACCAGCATCTCCATCCATTGCAAGCAGCAAAAAGTGCCAACACCAAGTAAACAAAGTAACCTGAAATTTAATACTGATGGAATCAGGATAAAACAGCTGGGATAAAATATGAAATATTGCTAGCTCACAATTTATTCAGGAAagcattatttttcaaaataatgtccAGAAGTTATCGTGTCTGCATAAAACCAAGGTGCAAGAAAATAGGTTAAGCACGTACTAAATAGATTTGagcaacaaaattaaaatacaactaACCCAGATTAGAGGAGCCAATCAATACATGAAACACCTGCAACCCATCATATTTACATCTCATgagaaactaaaatatatatacggAAGCTGTCATCATATATAGCATCAGCAAGTAATAATTAGTGAACCTGAAAGCATAAATTGGCATAAAAAAAGCACCCTCTGAtctttacaataaaaataaaggatCACTGATTAATATCCCCAGGCTATAATTAATGTTAAGCAGGAATCCCTTTCACATTTTGGAAACTGGTATATAGTAAGGACATAATTTAAGCACCATTGCTATACCTAATCTGCAGTCTACTAGAGTACTAACCAGTAAATGGTACTCATTCACTTATTACATGTTGAAAACACTCAAATTGGTAGATTCTATAAAAAAACACTGGCCTACAGACTACTGTAGCAATCTCTGACATAATAGCTTGCATAATGCACTTACTTTTTGTCGAGTCCAGCCAAGCTCTTGATTACGCAAGTGAATCCTAAGCAACTGAGATTCCATAGGAATAAAAACAGGCAGTAAGTAAAGGCAAAGAACTACAGTGCAGCACCCTTTTGCATACAAGAGCTTAATGTCTCAACGTTAAAGTACACTAGCCAAATTCTTAAATTGTATGAtgatcaagagcaattacaaaaGTAAACTTCTACGTTATTAAAATCTGAATCATGCCCTAAAACCTGCACAATCATACCATGGTAACAGAACTCACTGCTCAATGATAACATCATATATCCTATGCTAATTCTTCTATATTAATTGATGCTAATGAAGCTACCGGATTCATATATAGAAAAAATTTTCTTAgggcaagaaaaaaaaagtaggctACAGTTTAGGGATTGTAAAACAATATAACAgctaaaatatcaaaattcaaaatgcaaGTTTCGAAATCTGAATATCTTCTCACAAATTccccaaattttcaaattacGCCAATCACCCATCCTCTTTTCATCGTTATTTTTCAATTCCCGCTCCCCACCAAAACAACCCCAAATTGTGCACAACACTAAATAAACCCCTAAAATTTGCAAATGCACGAACCAATTTCATATCCGAAAAGCAATGCCGGCGcgaattgaaacatgaaagaaagagaagaaccTGAAACAACGCAAGGAAAGCAACGATTCCTTCAACAAGGGCAAGACCGACATTGACACCGAGCAAGAGACGCGGAAAACAGTTGCCGCCTTCGAGCTCCGACATCTTCCCACGTTGTCCCTTGTCGTATTCGCTTTTGGAAGGAATCGGTTAAAAAAGGTATAAACAGAAAACGAGGATGGGGAGGTGGCGCACACGTGCTCCAGTTTCACGCCATTGGGGATTGGATTGAGATCTGTGAATCCGTCACAGATTACTAGCAGCACCACCACAACCACATGACAGAGTCCAGTGTTGGTTCTCGCAGATTTTGTGGAGGGGCATTAATGGTAATTTTAGCTGAAAAAATGTGAAAATCTCGAGAGTTAGTGTGTGTGTGtcagtgtgtgtgagagagagagagagcgcgcAAGCGAGAGAGAGAAGGTTGTGTTTGTGTGGAGAAAAGACGCGTTGctcttctcctctttttcttttctttttggtttgTCACGTTGTCACTTTTTTAGGTTTTTATGAACAAAGAAGATTCCCCTGATCCCCTCTTTGACTTAATCCCTTGACTCTCATAATCCTATTATCGCATCTttcctttttatttaaaaaaattaaattcaataataggATTCTATATGTGATTAACTGCTTCTTTCCCTAATTAACAAGTTATTGTTACTGATTAATTGACGGAGAAGCTAACTTATTTCCCTATCTTCTCGAATTTGAGCATTAAaaccaaaagcaaaaaaaaaaaagtaaaagttaaatatataaatttataatctattatttattatgtattatataatattaaaattaaatttcttcGATTAATTGTTTAGCTTATTTGACATGTTCTTGaagatgtttttatttattttattcaatttatttaaatacattaattaattaaattatttatttaatttgattgagataaatattaaattatttaaaattttatttaattattttaactataAGTAATTaactatattaattatttaatttgattgaaataaataaattaattttatatttttttgtcttatatattttgattatcaatttttaaaagtgttataattaattatttatttgatttggtagagataaatatcaaattatttgatttcacaggaataaataaattaatttattttaattatattattttttgtcttatgtattttgattaacatttttttaaaattttatagttaattatttattttatttaattgagataaatatcaaattatttaatattttatttgatcatattaattataactaatcaattatattaatgatttgatttgattgaaataaatgaattgattttgttctaatttgtattaatttttattttatgtattttgattaataatttttaaaagtgttataattaattatttattcaatttattgaaataaatattaaattatttaatatttactataactaatcaattatattaatatttgattTGACAAGAATAAAtgaattgattttgtttttatttgtattaattttttgtcttatgtattttgattcgtaatttttaaaagtgttataatttttacatgatatatttataagatattttttacttatttaatttactttattgagccaaataattataattaattgattatattaattatttaatttaataatt
Coding sequences:
- the LOC112792374 gene encoding tobamovirus multiplication protein 1 isoform X4 — encoded protein: MSELEGGNCFPRLLLGVNVGLALVEGIVAFLALFQLLRIHLRNQELGWTRQKVFHVLIGSSNLGYFVYLVLALFAACNGWRCWSDSCGFIFMAFPKILFFAAFLLLLSFWVDLCHQPDDDDDYEGSFIEEALLEKTSHANLANIDSHRKCFPVRLSRIGYRQKLVILVTLLLFIIMMAFAVIIWIGLGENPIDSEVASRVYLDLSAIAMVLLGAALACYGILLYLKMRKVRAEQPSSEMWKVAGLTIVSVLCFVSSSCVELLTDIPLLYHWHQWPLNDIYASLLLVLYYFVGSSLPSAVVLWVMRELPPAEASNVQEESRTLAFVADSSVATHNPQRWTTTTSMQNQASRASPI
- the LOC112792374 gene encoding uncharacterized protein isoform X5 yields the protein MSELEGGNCFPRLLLGVNVGLALVEGIVAFLALFQVFHVLIGSSNLGYFVYLVLALFAACNGWRCWSDSCGFIFMAFPKILFFAAFLLLLSFWVDLCHQPDDDDDYEGSFIEEALLEKTSHANLANIDSHRKCFPVRLSRIGYRQKLVILVTLLLFIIMMAFAVIIWIGLGENPIDSEVASRIMQVYLDLSAIAMVLLGAALACYGILLYLKMRKVRAEQPSSEMWKVAGLTIVSVLCFVSSSCVELLTDIPLLYHWHQWPLNDIYASLLLVLYYFVGSSLPSAVVLWVMRELPPAEASNVQEESRTLAFVADSSVATHNPQRWTTTTSMQNQVVSVSDLSPT
- the LOC112792374 gene encoding tobamovirus multiplication protein 1 isoform X1 gives rise to the protein MSELEGGNCFPRLLLGVNVGLALVEGIVAFLALFQLLRIHLRNQELGWTRQKVFHVLIGSSNLGYFVYLVLALFAACNGWRCWSDSCGFIFMAFPKILFFAAFLLLLSFWVDLCHQPDDDDDYEGSFIEEALLEKTSHANLANIDSHRKCFPVRLSRIGYRQKLVILVTLLLFIIMMAFAVIIWIGLGENPIDSEVASRIMQVYLDLSAIAMVLLGAALACYGILLYLKMRKVRAEQPSSEMWKVAGLTIVSVLCFVSSSCVELLTDIPLLYHWHQWPLNDIYASLLLVLYYFVGSSLPSAVVLWVMRELPPAEASNVQEESRTLAFVADSSVATHNPQRWTTTTSMQNQVVSVSDLSPT
- the LOC112792374 gene encoding tobamovirus multiplication protein 1 isoform X2, yielding MSELEGGNCFPRLLLGVNVGLALVEGIVAFLALFQLLRIHLRNQELGWTRQKVFHVLIGSSNLGYFVYLVLALFAACNGWRCWSDSCGFIFMAFPKILFFAAFLLLLSFWVDLCHQPDDDDDYEGSFIEEALLEKTSHANLANIDSHRKCFPVRLSRIGYRQKLVILVTLLLFIIMMAFAVIIWIGLGENPIDSEVASRVYLDLSAIAMVLLGAALACYGILLYLKMRKVRAEQPSSEMWKVAGLTIVSVLCFVSSSCVELLTDIPLLYHWHQWPLNDIYASLLLVLYYFVGSSLPSAVVLWVMRELPPAEASNVQEESRTLAFVADSSVATHNPQRWTTTTSMQNQVVSVSDLSPT
- the LOC112792374 gene encoding uncharacterized protein isoform X6, with the translated sequence MSELEGGNCFPRLLLGVNVGLALVEGIVAFLALFQVFHVLIGSSNLGYFVYLVLALFAACNGWRCWSDSCGFIFMAFPKILFFAAFLLLLSFWVDLCHQPDDDDDYEGSFIEEALLEKTSHANLANIDSHRKCFPVRLSRIGYRQKLVILVTLLLFIIMMAFAVIIWIGLGENPIDSEVASRVYLDLSAIAMVLLGAALACYGILLYLKMRKVRAEQPSSEMWKVAGLTIVSVLCFVSSSCVELLTDIPLLYHWHQWPLNDIYASLLLVLYYFVGSSLPSAVVLWVMRELPPAEASNVQEESRTLAFVADSSVATHNPQRWTTTTSMQNQVVSVSDLSPT
- the LOC112792374 gene encoding uncharacterized protein isoform X8 yields the protein MSELEGGNCFPRLLLGVNVGLALVEGIVAFLALFQVFHVLIGSSNLGYFVYLVLALFAACNGWRCWSDSCGFIFMAFPKILFFAAFLLLLSFWVDLCHQPDDDDDYEGSFIEEALLEKTSHANLANIDSHRKCFPVRLSRIGYRQKLVILVTLLLFIIMMAFAVIIWIGLGENPIDSEVASRVYLDLSAIAMVLLGAALACYGILLYLKMRKVRAEQPSSEMWKVAGLTIVSVLCFVSSSCVELLTDIPLLYHWHQWPLNDIYASLLLVLYYFVGSSLPSAVVLWVMRELPPAEASNVQEESRTLAFVADSSVATHNPQRWTTTTSMQNQASRASPI
- the LOC112792374 gene encoding tobamovirus multiplication protein 1 isoform X3, with product MSELEGGNCFPRLLLGVNVGLALVEGIVAFLALFQLLRIHLRNQELGWTRQKVFHVLIGSSNLGYFVYLVLALFAACNGWRCWSDSCGFIFMAFPKILFFAAFLLLLSFWVDLCHQPDDDDDYEGSFIEEALLEKTSHANLANIDSHRKCFPVRLSRIGYRQKLVILVTLLLFIIMMAFAVIIWIGLGENPIDSEVASRIMQVYLDLSAIAMVLLGAALACYGILLYLKMRKVRAEQPSSEMWKVAGLTIVSVLCFVSSSCVELLTDIPLLYHWHQWPLNDIYASLLLVLYYFVGSSLPSAVVLWVMRELPPAEASNVQEESRTLAFVADSSVATHNPQRWTTTTSMQNQASRASPI
- the LOC112792374 gene encoding tobamovirus multiplication protein 1 isoform X7: MSELEGGNCFPRLLLGVNVGLALVEGIVAFLALFQVFHVLIGSSNLGYFVYLVLALFAACNGWRCWSDSCGFIFMAFPKILFFAAFLLLLSFWVDLCHQPDDDDDYEGSFIEEALLEKTSHANLANIDSHRKCFPVRLSRIGYRQKLVILVTLLLFIIMMAFAVIIWIGLGENPIDSEVASRIMQVYLDLSAIAMVLLGAALACYGILLYLKMRKVRAEQPSSEMWKVAGLTIVSVLCFVSSSCVELLTDIPLLYHWHQWPLNDIYASLLLVLYYFVGSSLPSAVVLWVMRELPPAEASNVQEESRTLAFVADSSVATHNPQRWTTTTSMQNQASRASPI